The Liolophura sinensis isolate JHLJ2023 chromosome 6, CUHK_Ljap_v2, whole genome shotgun sequence genomic sequence cttcctctccggccgtacgtgcgaaggtctgccgtaacctgcggatggtcgtgggtttctccaaccataatgttggtcgaaGTCTCgtgagtgaaacattcatgagtacgacgtaaaacaccaatcaaataaataaataaatcaatcaatcaaaacagaCTCTGAACGTGATTCCGTCTAATTACTTCAGGCTTTATAAAGCGtacgtatatatacaaataaataaataaataaaaaataagtaaataaatcctgTTCCTCTATTGTGTTTAACACATACCTGTTGATGGTCAGTGAGTACTATTGAACTATTTAACGCCATAACGAAATTTCATTTTCCCCCTTTACCAGTGAGAAGCATGATCGCTTATTCAGTGAAATGGACGTTCTAATTTTAGCAATTAtcattcttgttttctttctatCTACACAGCAtgctaaaatattttctgaggggcctccgtggctcagtcggttagcgcgctagcgcagcgtaatgacccagaagcctatcaccaatgcggtcgctgtgagttcaagtccagctcatgctggcttcctctccggccgtaagtgggaaggtctggcaccaacctgcggatggtcgtggctttcccccgggctctgcccggtttcgtcccaccataatgctggccgccgtcgtataagtgaaatattcttgagtattataaaatacatagtatatatatagtatatatcaaataaataaaataaataaacattttctgaaTTAGCGACCTGAAGGACACAAGAAATCTGTGTGTACAGCTTTAAGGGCTGGAAAGCTGCTGTCACCAAAAACGTGTGGAAAATCTCTCCGAGATGGTCACCCAAAGCTGAGTGATTATAAAAGCTATAAGAGCCGATAAACAAAGACTTTCCCCATCGTCACAGATTGTAGCCATTCCCTTGCCTATGGTTCTTAGGATCTACGTAGCACTAGCTCCGATATGCTGTTTGGGACGTCTTACATGAAATTCTTATATGATATTCTTTTGAGATCACTTAATTTCTACCAATATTATACAAAACCTTGTCATAAATTTGAAGAAAGTTCATTAATCACCTACCAAAGATTGCTTTCAACcacatacaggtgaaatatccttaagttGGAAATGACCGAATagatgagaaataaaaaaatcataaataaaaaactCACGTTTTCTTTCCGGAGAATGCCCCTTTGAGGTAATTAACACTGATCCAGGCGAATACCCCCTCTTCTTCCCCGGAAGAGATCCGAGCTTGTCGTGGGTAGAAGAGGAAGGGGGAGAGCGAGGTGTTAGCCAAGTGAGTGCGTACAGTGCTAAAAACCCGACTGGAAGCGGTGGCGTTCAAGATGCGCATTCCTGTTGGCAAATACCACGGGATTATTTCAAGTATACATCGggttcaaaaataaatttaaagaaaattgatatatgaatttttaaatgataaatctgATTTAGTTCAAAGTATAAGTAAGGTTACTAGTTTAATACGCTGCGATGTTCACCCAAGTCACACAATGTGCATTTCAGAATCTCTGTAATCGCAAAAATAACCAACAAGCCCTGGAATGACAAAGCGATCTTAgccttaaatcaaaatttcaatcattaaaattgtgttaatTTGTGTTACGATATCTTTGCCAGAATTCAAGTTGTCAAGcagtattttgaccttgttacgtgagaaataacagttttagagttatttgaaattttgacttaagtctaagctCGGTTCGTGATCCGGGGGCCTGATGCTCATTCCGCGATTGCATGAGGTCACACGAGGGCTTTCATTTCAGCATCTGGTATCACTGGCATGTGCAATCTAAGTCTTTTGGGGAGAGGTTATTTTACGTCACAGTGAAAATAACGCATTACTACTTCAACGAATCAGTCTTGAAAATGCTAGAGACAGATCATAAATTCCTGGAGTTTTTTGCCTTTTAGTGGATTATTATGGCGAATCCCTCTGAAGAACAAACATTGGAAGAAGACTCTACGTAACAGAAATGAACAAGCTGATATAGCTATGTTAGAAATCGAAGTTTTCCTGCAGATgtgattgttttcatttaatgacAGTTTTATTGTACAATTTATTTGTCATGAAACACGTGTCGGTAATCGACATAGAACCATTTATACCCGGGATACCTGCGCCTGGGATGACAGGTTTACCTTAGTAAGTTCTAACCTGCTGTTGCTATAGCGTAAATGGGCGTTTCCGCATGCATATCGACAGGGATGACATCCTTGGCTCGGTCGATGATTGGCTGGAGGTAAGCGGAGATCGCCTCCGGATCATTAGCATAAGACGTCAGACTCGGTTTGTACCTTTTGTCGTAAAAATCATGTATGTTTGGAAGTTCAGTTTTACTGTTTCTCTTGGGCCATTTGTACAGACGTAACTTGGTGCTCGTGCTTCCCACATCGAGCATGACGCCATAGCGGTAATTCGGCTTAACCGAGTACCTTTCCACTGAGCCAACACCGGTGTACAGCATCAGATCTTGCATTAGTAACACCAAATGTGCGACCTGCCAATCAAAAATAAAGAGGACTCTTTCAAAGTGCATATTAATTTTGAAAAGTCACATATGATAATTGATTTAAATACTTCAGGACATGTCGTATTTACACGCCTGTGACAAAATATAACTTAAAATCACCCCCATTAACTTTAAAAGAATTGGCCAAGGTCACCGAAATTGAAAAGGTTTcccaagtgtacatgtagtataagtTTGGGAAACATGGCTACAAGCATTCAAGAGAAAAATTGTTTGAAGTGTGATGAAGGCATAGCCCCAACGGCTTGTGAAAAATAGGACAAGGTAAATCAAAagcaatatgttttttttaatatgactAGGTGAACATGTAATACACGTTTgatgaaattattttaaaagatATTGTCTTTAAAAGTCTGCCacaaaatataacttaaataaGTTGAAAAACTTGGCCAAGGTCAATGTAAGTGAATAGAGTTCTTCCGGTGCGACAACCCCCTCGTCAATTTGTGAAAAGGGGAAAAAAGAGATCTTAAATGTTAAATCTACCCCAAGCATAGGATGTATTTTGAAACGAAATACATAAAGCTGGAACTGGCGCAGACTGCATCAATTATACAGTATACGTATGTACACTGTAGTTCTTACTATCTTAAACTACAAATTGGCAAAATAAAACTGTAGTCAACATTAATTGTTGACTGCAGATTTCTGTCCCAGTATTCAGAACCATTGCTTGGTGTGATTCGTTATGTAGAGTTTGgagttaaaagaaaaacaacttaCCCTGCCGAGGCTCCAGATGCCATCCATGACTGACAGGTCCAGTTAAAGTTCACAAGGTGATTTTCAACGTAAAAGTAAAGTCCATCCGTTTTAGTTTTTCGAAGCCATTGCCACACACAACTCACTAACTCCTGCCAGAAGCCCGCGTGTTTGAGGTCACGTGACAAGTGTCATCTGCAACATAAACACAAATGCCACGTTAAGCCCCTTAGTTGACAAACTTAACTCAAACGAACCGACATGTTCATTAAATATTCATGACCTGTAAAGGTCAAAAGTTTCCATCAAATCCAAGTGCAATCTCTATAGTTTTAGCCACCTGTCCTAAAAGAGTACCACAGACTAAAGTTCCTTATGCATATTAGGAATAACGTCAGCCACCTAGCTTATGAGTTTTGATATGACGGTGGCGggccatgaaaaaaaatttgaacgGAAGGTAACATATGTAAAGAATCTCAGCCGTTGTAAaccggcatttttttttttttgcctgattaCGGAAGGAAAACACCTGTTCTGCACCGGTTAGCTATACTAGCGCTGGCACGTAAGGCTATCATTAGCTGGGGCGTCTTACGGTGTAGAATACCGTAATTTTCATACACATTCAGTAACAGATGTAGAGTTTTACCGAGGAGGCCTTTATTGGTATATTCACACCTAAATATTACACCCTCTATTACGATTAATATTTACGGGTCGTCCAGAAGTACGTGACAAATATTTCTGAAATGGGTTGATGTTCTAATGCTCTTCTGCACACGACCAGAAAATTACCATGACTTATGCTTAACAAAACTCTGCATGCCTTTATAATTTGTTCGATGGAAGACCATTTGCATAAGGAACATTATGGTGTACTCATAGCGTTACTTATGCAAATGACATTCCATTTACCACAGAGTAAACAATGTCTAGAAGGCTTGATTTTAACCAGCTATAAAACATAGACTATGGAATAATCCATTACCACCTGCGTGGTGAACATAACCTTAATTTACCCATTTACGgtcatttcagaaaataaaaaccgTCAAAAAGTCTCTAGTAACAGACGCATTGACAAACAGTAGATCACTAGCTGAGTACTTAAAACAGGGTGTTACCCAGGCACAGCAAACATAAGTATCCTATTTGGATGACACGTTTTTCTCATCTAGTACCGTAATTTGACAGGACCATCACACCCCATCTGCGCACACTCAGTATTCGGTGACCCAATTACTGCCCACCTGCATTCCTACCAGTGTGTTAACGTCAGAAATGTCACGTGATTAGACAATGACCTGTGTGAGGTAAACATTAAACAACCACTAAAATCCtaaaaaaatgatgttaaaaaaagGTAATTTGGCAATCTCCAAAACATAGTCCCAAGCTTTCAGCTACATCTATTACGAACCTTCCAATGCTTATGTATACGTGTTTATGAAAGTTTCTTCTTAACTATAAATCTTAGTGCCTATATTGGCCACAGATGACGCCACATATATTTTTATCACTTCATAAATACAGGCTGCTAGACGTCTGCATACGTTCTTCTGTAAGTTTGTTTTTGTAAGCCACGGTTTGATAGCGGGACGTGTAAGGTGCCGGTATGTAAGCATATACGTGAAGagaaataaaaccttaactgaagtaaattgacacgAGACCAGATtccaccggttacatgtgacctgGGACTAGTATAACAGTAGTATTAGTTCAGGGtgcgaccatttgtcaactattcCACTGTTgtcgcagctctggttttactgttcaCACTGTAGTCTTATATATggaaaatgcatatacatatagagctAAGATAGCTGGGAATGCATTCACCGAATAGATCTTGAAACGAACTTTTTCAACCACGGAAAGACGCCATTAATACCCACTGGATCCCAACAACAATCATGAGCATAACTTTTATTTTAGTCCCAGCAACAAACTTGTAAAGAAAAACATGCTTCAAAAGCATTTTACttggttgaaaaaattgcaataaaAAAATCGGTCAGTTTCACAGGACAGTGTTTCTGTTATATTAGCCGCGTCAGCTTGCGAGAGCCCCTTATCTCTTCCAAGCCTGCGTGAACTGCGAGAGTTTAGAAATACCTCGGCTTATACTGAACACggattatatataataatatataattatatgtaataCAAAACAGATTCTCAGTACTTGATTACCCCATTACAAAAGGAAGTGTTAGCTATCTCAGTGTCATTACTAAATGCCGTTATGCAGTATCAGTACAGTGGTTGTATTTACAGAATGCATGCATGTGCAATACtttcaaatttattcaaataggAAATAAGTACATCGATCCACAATACTTTTATaattgtgttatattcaaaatacAGTCAAAAGGCTTGGTCAGCTCATTAGAGAAGGAAATGTTATCTCAATGGCAATAATGAATACTGGTTAGGTACAGTATTATTATCGCCGTGAATAGCATACGCAAAATACAGTCGCAATATTATCTTGAGTACCATATTCGaacaggaaatatatatatacaattttaatacattttatagtCGTGGTATACACAGAATACATCCACAATACTTGACTATCATTCGAAAAAGTAATGTAGGTTATTTTAATGGTAATAATGAATACGGGTCTTGAGGTATGAACATGGCAGCGGTAAACTTAATAGTGATGATGTTATATCTGATGATCGTAAGCTTTCCTCAttgtggggggagggggcattGACCTTTTAGATCCAGGACATAAGATAGGGCTGCATCCGGCAGTTGTAATACATTTATCTCACTgtataaagtaaatataaacatttatgtaataattgATGTCCCAATTAAGTAATGAACACATTTTTACCACAGCAATTAAGTGCGTACACATATATACTACCAGAATGGGCAAATCTATACCATGTGTATCAATGGACTTTTCCCCGGTTATAACATCTGGTCATGATTCACTTCAAGACCAAACTGATATAGCCTGCTGTCGACATAAATTACACTTGCATGTTACAGTATCAGCTTAGATAAATCGGGGAATAACAGCTTGAAATTATACACTTGACGCGGTATTAGTAAATTCGTGTTACAGTATCAAGTGAACTATAACTGAGTGCAACTGCACGTCATGTTACGCTTTATTCGGTATCAGTTGACATAAATCCTGGTACAAGATCAATTGACCTACACACAAATGCAGGAATAACATCTCGtcatgttacacatgacacGGTATAAGCTGATTTAAATTCGTGTTACAATATCAAATGACTTACATCTGAGTCTATGTGCTTGTCATCTTACGTTTTTCACGGTATCGGTTGACCTGAAAATCCGGGTTTAGCAGCATGATATTACAATACACCGATATCGTTAATCCTTGTTACAGTATCAGGTGATGTAATCCTGGGTCAAAGAGTTTATCATGTTACGCTTGTTACACTGTCAAGTGCTCTAAACCCGGCCTTGTCATGCAACACTTGGTATGCTGTCATCTGACCCTAATTCGTGTCACAAAAATAGCTGATCTACAGccggttatatttatttatttgattggtgttttacgccgtactcaagaatatttcacttatacgacggcggccagcattatggtgggaggaaacagggcagagcccttggggaaacccacgaccatccgcatgttgctgccagaccttcccacgtgcggccggagaggaatccatgagttggacttgaactcacagcgaccgcattggtgagagactcctgggtcattacgctacgctagcgagctgaccgactgagccacggaggcctcccaGCCCGTTATAAGAGATGTGCAGATTATATCCTGCATATCATCAACTGACCTATAACAAGacatatgggtttatttatttatttgattggtgttttactctgtactcaagaatatttcactgatacgacggcggctagcattatggcggggaaaccatccgtaggttattaacagatcttcccacgtagtTTTACTATAGCCTGGAACAAGGACTGGGAAAAGGGATGCTGTCAGTTCAAAGAGAATTTTATTCGGTTCTAATTATTCTAGAAGTATGGCTGTGCTATCGACGGCTGTGTGAAATATGTCAAGAGAAATTTAAGAAATATCACACTAAATGTTGTACGTCACTACACTTCTATATACACATCCAATTGTGAGttctccatggccgaggggttagcacgccagcacggcgcaatgacccagaagcatcCCACCATGCAATGTGGTCGCTTTGTgcttaagtccagctcatgctggcttcctctctggccgtacatttaaggtctgcagcaacttgcggacggtcgtgggtgtccctaggccctgctcggtttccttccaccataatgctggccgccgtcgtataagtgaaataatcttaccTCCCGTaagagtacggtgtaaaaacaccaatcaaataaataaataaataaattgtgagcTAAATCTAGAAGCAGTGAATTATACCATTTATTGTTTGGTAATATCACACGCAAAGTCCACTTTAGGCTTGTACCAATGTATCTTGGATATACTCTAGATTTAGGCGAGGTCAAACTACGCTGAACCAGATTGGTTTCTCACATCATCATTTTAGTTTCAGAAGTTTGTTTCAGATACTTTTGATGTGAATGTGTTTAGCGTAAACCTAACACTATCGCGGTGTGTGACCCGCAACCAAAGCCTAGCATACTAAGCCCAGACTCAGGTATAACGAAATCTGTTGGCGGATGTCTGATACGGTGTGTATACAAAATGTACCAAAGTCTGTCAGTGGTTGGCATGGTAACGATTAATCCCAATTAACACCTACTTCGCCCGCACTTGGCACGAGACACTTaccaacatttatttcttttgcgTAAACAAATTCAAGCCAGTTTATCGTTAAAGTCTGATCTATAAAGCATCACCAAAAATGAGATATTCTGAAGGTTTATTGGGCCCTCTACATGCTCTGCATACAAGACTcgttataaatgttttaaatttacaaCAGTTTATAAATGCTTTAGTAAAATACTGCACTATAGTAACTATAGGGGCCAGGTCATAAGTCAGCAATAGTAACTTGGTGATAATATATATGCTACTCCTAACCAAGAGGAATTCATGGTGCAGGGTTCAAACCTCGGTCAAACCTCAGATTTGCCAGTCTAGATTGTATAAGGCTTTTGTGAGAAAAGTGATCGATGGCGATGGTGACCGTTGGACGACTTGGCCCCCATACACAAATAGGAGGTGCAAGTCTGTACGACACACGTTGAAAAGTTCGTCAATATAACTTGCCAAATTTAATCGGTGATTTACCTCGAGTATTGACCGCGATCGTATATAAGTGTTTCGAGACATGTCAGTATATCTGTGAATGTTTAATTAAAACTTCCACGGATATTGGTTTCAGAACATGCATGGTAACGCATACAAAGGAGCTGGTGGGAGACGACCAATGGAGTGTGTGTATGATTTGGGTTCACGTCGTTcgtaacagttttttttaacaatgggATTTCACAtcacgacgagaagtcattaggtttatgtacatatatgatctATTCTcgtgtcacattatactgacacctgaccaACAAGTCGTGTTTTctcgctctaacctctcagagctgcagagcgaggcagcaacaagtaccattttaaaaatctttcgTCTCTGGCGAACGCTCTTACCATCAGGCCACTGATGCGGTACCGATAGTCAGTGGTATCGCGCATGGCTTGAGTTTACACAGATGTATTTATCTGGTGTGTTTGAATAGGGCTTAAACTCGCATTATTTATATCACCATCACCGCACGTGAATTTGTACGAGTTTAGACCCTTGTCCTATGCTTATAACAGTGCTATACAAGGATATCTGTTTTGACGTGGACTTCAAAAGGGATTATAAGTAGGCCTAATCAAAGAAACCAGCCTGGTGCATGTGTGAAAGTCCAgttagttatacatgtacagtttttctATGTTCAACCAGAAGATGAAGTTTTCGAAATACTCTTTCAAATGCTGGTATTTCTGAAGTAATGTAAGGTCTTGCCGTGCATCCATTCATTGCAGTGATACCTCAAATTGTTTGTAAGTATATTTCTTCAACAGTGATAAAAAAGGTTATATATAAACACCTTCGACATGTTCGTGGTGTTGATTTCAAAAGCAACAAAGATAACAAATTTTGAcgtttctaaaaatatttaacgtATAACTATGACTACCCTTACACCTGCACTAATCAACTCAATTAGACTAATGGGCATCAGACCCAGGAGTCAGACAAGCTGAAGGCGATTTGGAGAAACGTCTTATCGTACCTCGGAGAGGACTTATCAGCCATCAAGATAACAGTAACGCCACTAACTCATGACCAGGTTAATGCTTTCACGTACAAAGGCGTGGTGTTGTCTTAGTCTTTGACATTTTGGGAAGCAATTATTAACTGATGAGAATCATCACCAACATTTTCATTGAAACGTTAACGGACAGATAACATAAAAATGACGTCATGACATAACAGCCTGTATGTGTAATTGCAGGTGAAGAATATCGCGTTGTATAACTTTCTTTTATAACCCAACTTTCAGGGGCCATGATGGCCTAGGCTTAAGTACACTAACCCATCATactgacccagaagcctctcactaatgcgatcgctgtgagttaaagtccagttcatgttggcctcctctccggtcggACGTGGGAATATCTACAGCAACGtcgcggatggtcgcgggtttcctctgggctctgcctggttttctcccactgtataatgctgaccgccgtcgtataagtgaaatattcttcagtatggcgttagactccagtaaaataaataaataaataaataaataaataaataaataaataaataaaaataaagccaATTTGTCAAAAGAAAAGTATTACTACCTTGAAGAATATACTAGTCCTCCCATATTGAAGCCAAAAACGTGCTTAACAGTAAAATTATCCAAGAATGTTGAAGAGTCGCCACAGGCGCTCTCGAGAGCATCCCAGGAgtggaattaaaaaaaaattccacaacATTTTGAAGTACCTCAGCGTACAAGATAAGCGTGATTTACTGGCTAATATAATATTTAGTGTGTTAAGACTCCACACTTCACCATACATGAACTGACAAGTAACATTAATCAAGGGCCGGCGATGAAATTCCTTGTCTCATGTGGGTGACAAATGAGAAACGGAATTTTAAGCGAACTGTTCCAGGAGATGTGTTTTTGCTGGTGTCAGAAAGACTCGTGAAAGACACGTGTCATGCAATATTGTTATTCCGAAGAAAATTCACGTTGGGAAATGGGTTTTACCGTTACATGAACGGTTTTTTATATACTGTTTTAGTTCTTcggtgatttgtgttaaacctCGTATTGAATTATTGACCTGCGACGACGGCTGGTATAAGAATCTGTGTTTCGACTGCATAGATTCCCCACATATGAGTTTCTACAAGTCTTGCTATCATGCTATATACTTTGAAGCATGAACTACATTttacaattaaatatatacatactgagCATACAGGTATCAACACAGGCATACATTCGCAGTATCGCTGCGACATCTCACAGGAATTCAATGTCATCTTCCACTCCGACACCCTCGTTAAGTCAATGGTTTATGTTAAAAGATAAGATGTTAAAAAACTGACCAACAGGCCCATATTAGAAGATAAGTTGTAAAAAATCGTACCATCCGtcgtcggcatgatacttcagaggcgGAAGCAATTTGGCCGCACGGACTCACCCTGCCATAAGGGGgcgcaatatatgtacacacatctattgactcctcgtcgtcatatgactgaaatattgctaagtacgaggtaaaacccaccgtatacatatacacataacatCGTCGCGTAACCTAGagacagacaaaataaaaaagaatatacAACACGTAATTCTTTCAGTACACCACCCATTTAAAgaataataattacattataCACAGACTATTATTACAAGACTCAGCGATTGGTTTCACTGGCTTTTAATGTTTTAGATTACAACGAAATTTTCATTACATTAAACTGAGGGTGTAAAACACTAGTGTATTATAACACGTGTAACATTACTCGTGTATTATTACAAGTGTAACATTACTGTTGTAATATTACACGTGTAGCATTACTCGTGTAATatttcatgtgtaacatcacTGGGTGTAAAACTGTTCTTTCTAGTTAGAAATACGTGtattgtacacacatatataggtcTAGTCCGGGATTTTGAACAGTATATAATTCTCACTCAGTTTGTAGGTTTTGACGGCTAATCTTCTCTCACAGCTTGATGCAGCTTTCTGATAGCTAAGAACACGTGTCAAATGATACTCAAGTAGTATATGGAAACCAGATGAGAACGATTAGGCCGAAGGGCCAGTGTATACGTGATCCGCTCAGAGGGATCAAAATACCACATGAAGTGAAGAAATAGATGGATTGGATACCCTAGTAATAAGAAAAGCTTTTAGTGTAGGCTttcaaagtgaaattttttttcttctgttctgGCTTTGATTTTGATTCCTCTCGAAGTATTATTGGCGGTTCGTGAGATTTGAATTTGCGTGACGTATAAAATGGGCTTATGCACACATGATTGACTAGGTCATAGCGCGATTTATAGTTGTGAGAAACCACGCAACACACGTGGCTGATGTAAGATACTACATACAGTGTCCCTttgtgacgtcaccacagctTATTTGCATTCCACTTCCTTAGGCCATCAGCATTACGTCCAGCAAGTTTGATTAGCAGTCGATTAGATGAACGGTTGTGGATAAAATGTCCTTTTTACCAAATCTAAAAGGCCACCAAAGACACGGCAAAAGTCAatctgtgtatatttatttatttatttatttatttatttgattggtgttttacgccgtactcaacaatatttcactgatacgatggcggtagtattatggtgggagcaaacgaTTCTATCCACAGCTTCCTATACCCGTAAATACACGCTTACGTTTGGGTTTCATCTagccaatttttttaacattatataAAGATTGCTTATTAAAGCTGATAGCTGGAAGGATGGAATGTCAACACTGCGTTGACACTGGTGTCAGATACGTCTGTGGTCATATCTATGAAGAATCGTCCACATTAGTCTACATCAATTTGGGTTAAAACTCTGACAACTGTTAAACACACACTTGACAGGTTTGTTTGGTTTACGGTGTCAAACCTTTGGATCTTAAAGAAACGACTCACGTGACAAACTAAGATAAGCCTTTGCTAAAAGTGCTTACACATAATATGACGTCAACCAAACCATATATACATTCCATTTCTATGACCACAGTCCGGGCAACGGGTGACTCTTGCCCTATGGTCTTCCCCTTCAGGAAATGCCTGTACCTTTATTAGATGTACTTATGCTGTTCAACAGACCTACATAAATAAGTACACAGTCAGATCAATTATGATAACGTGATTTGCATGACGTAAATGCTTGCACAACTGTACACGTGCCGCAATCGCATGCGGGGtataagacatacatgtatataatataagcAGTTGTGCAGTTGCTTATTTTCAGTCTTCATGCTGTAACTCAACTTATGGGaataacaggaaaaaaaaaaaacaaaaaaacagggcGAGATGTTTAAAAGTGTATGGCAATAACCTTTCATACGTATTCAGATTACACTACGCATAATGCGATTTGAAGTGTTTGCAGTCTAACATACAACCATATTGAAAAATTTGTCACGCAGCGGTATTGTCAGTCGCTTTATTGGAGCAACAATGTCAAGCTtttgaaaatcatataaaaacTAGTACAGTAGCCTACTTTAACACTGACTTAGAGTAAACAACGTTTTTCATACTTCATCAAATTGCAGTATGTGGTGAGACTTCTGGTATACGAGCATTATGCAACATGCAAACATTTATCCAATTTGAAAGTTTCGAGTT encodes the following:
- the LOC135468547 gene encoding ectonucleoside triphosphate diphosphohydrolase 8-like; this encodes MDGIWSLGRVAHLVLLMQDLMLYTGVGSVERYSVKPNYRYGVMLDVGSTSTKLRLYKWPKRNSKTELPNIHDFYDKRYKPSLTSYANDPEAISAYLQPIIDRAKDVIPVDMHAETPIYAIATAGMRILNATASSRVFSTVRTHLANTSLSPFLFYPRQARISSGEEEGVFAWISVNYLKGAFSGKKTLPSQFTGVLEMGGGSTQITFLPGGPIYAGKFPVQIAGRIYPLYTHSYLMYGQNYMIKRVNNHLTTQSPGAKGVYNPCMLKGDSRDDFE